Proteins found in one Polyodon spathula isolate WHYD16114869_AA chromosome 42, ASM1765450v1, whole genome shotgun sequence genomic segment:
- the LOC121305198 gene encoding uncharacterized protein LOC121305198, protein MRGSDEGRGEAGEGARGEGEGTRHSPPSLGPRTTATPCPPSTDVQEPPSSHEWAPAPLPSPPRLRAPGKKEQSGAIGVEMRRSCERRERQGERLDSIESVEERLRGTLSDQRGEGPHRNRPDNHHHHQKGRGQRRHPLQTTPPREEEDEENLSSFEIEMRPLQPCLDCQDCGNGEDSAVRRERERKRGRRRGKARAEEDDVTSCFFFDCPQEVTSTSEARPGLEERLSSLATTLTNGQGLQKRGEELEKTDRTANSIIVLTVFLLNIGLACWFSHLFS, encoded by the exons ATGCGAGGGAGCGACGAGGGGAGAGGAGAAGCGGGAGAGGGAgcgaggggagagggagagggg accAGACACAGCCCACCCAGCCTGGGACCCCGGACCACTGCCACCCCCTGTCCTCCCTCCACGGACGTCCAGGAGCCCCCCAGCTCCCATGAATGGGCTCccgctcccctcccctcccctccccgccTCCGGGCCCCAGGAAAGAAAGAGCAGAGCGGAGCGATCGGGGTGGAGATGAGGAGATCTTGCGAACGAAGAGAGCGACAGGGGGAAAGGCTGGACAGCATAGAGTCGGTGGAGGAGCGCTTACGCGGAACCCTTTCCGACCAGCGTGGGGAGGGGCCACACCGGAACAG ACCTGACAACCACCATCATCACCAGAAGGGGAGGGGGCAGAGGCGCCACCCCCTCCAGACCACGCCCCCGcgtgaggaggaggatgaggagaatTTGAGCAGCTTTGAGATTGAAATGAGACCCCTTCAACCCTGCCTGGACTGCCAG GATTGTGGGAATGGGGAGGACTCTGCAgtgaggagagagcgagagaggaagagagggaggaggagagggaaggCCAGGGCTGAAGAGGACGACGTCACTTCCTGCTTCTTCTTCGACTGCCCACAGGAAGTGACCTCGACATCGGAGGCGCGGCCGGGATTGGAGGAGAGGCTGTCGTCCCTGGCAACCACACTCACCAATGGGCAAGGGCTACAGAAGAGAGGGGAGGAGCTTGAGAAGACAGATAGAacg GCTAACTCTATCATAGTGTTGACTGTTTTTCTTCTCAATATTGGGCTGGCTTGCTGGTTTTCTCATCTTTTCAGTTAG